A region of Haliotis asinina isolate JCU_RB_2024 chromosome 9, JCU_Hal_asi_v2, whole genome shotgun sequence DNA encodes the following proteins:
- the LOC137296735 gene encoding uncharacterized protein isoform X1: MDALWSVLLILLVTQVGMVRPQGSGPEATQNFKFFMDSTKDCNGPVYNVFDKQAVIKGQSSSPIQSSLLSCTIRLNTENNFEKTTFRVTVNAMKIDDCDVTLAIYDGEPGQPLIDSYDCNKGKGRTEMFTTGKKVSIVLTRRDERNTRYDIELIIKPLVAGQDPGYENDFGEDYGYYNRLVPNMVIYIIVAVLFFIIIVIIIIVAIVCHRKHKGLNKPAERYNISYINTGSVRGPASTNTRNWVSTSRTSLQRDQNRKHRHHSDDDSVFNEADSMPRKKRYEADQSFDTYQSRGRNNRPDRLRQDKYRNPSYEDEHPPERIIQREIIPRVKSKPQRYEPEEEEEAESIGVGPDEEEEDQVEEQETEDEEEASEEEEEDEEDEEEEEEDGDDQEDAAEPSQPQPDNLPEHPPPRLGHPSMSGIPQPMARHPHDQPHSFPGDPRHMPVNPQQMAGPYGPRFMMYPGQPGPQFMPMAPGPGHFQPIQGHPNMPPPTYPGDARPQPKKPYEVKPSDPPIYSYLVQRGYQPVDGRDSPVSVSTNASACSDTHLIQPEDSDMSAHNLASGVEFMRR; this comes from the exons ATGGATGCCCTGTGGAGTGTGCTGCTCATCCTTCTGGTGACCCAAGTGGGCATGGTCAGGCCTCAAGGCTCTGGTCCAGAAGCTACACAAAACTTTAAGT TTTTCATGGACAGTACTAAAGACTGCAATGGTCCAGTGTACAATGTGTTCGACAAGCAGGCAGTAATAAAAGGTCAGAGTTCATCACCCATACAATCAAGTCTTCTATCATGTACAATAAGGTTGAACACAGAGAACAACTTCGAGAAGACAACATTCCGGGTGACTGTCAACGCCATGAAGATTGATGATTGTGatgtcactttggcaatatatgATGGAGAACCAGGACAGCCATTGATA GATTCCTATGACTGTAACAAAGGAAAAGGTCGCACAGAAATGTTCACTACTGGAAAGAAAGTGTCCATTGTGTTAACCAGACGTGATGAACGAAACACCAGATACGACATTGAGTTGATAATTAAACCACTTGTTG CTGGGCAGGATCCAGGTTATGAGAACGACTTTGGTGAAGATTACGGCTACTACAACCGGCTTGTCCCAAACATGGTCATTTACATCATCGTAGCAGTCTTGTTCTTCATCATTATCGTAATCATCATTATCGTGGCTATTGTGTGTCACAGAAAGCACAAAGGCCTGAACAAGCCAGCTGAGCGCTACAACATCTCGTACATTAACACTGGCTCTGTCCGTGGGCCAGCCAGCACCAACACCAGGAACTGGGTGAGCACATCACGGACGTCACTTCAGCGGGATCAGAACCGTAAACACAGACACCACAGTGATGACGATAGTGTCTTTAATGAAG CAGATTCAATGCCAAGAAAGAAGAGGTATGAAGCTGATCAGTCTTTCGACACATACCAGTCTCGGGGTAGAAACAACCGACCTGATAGACTTCGACAGGACAAGTACAGAAACCCTTCATATGAAGATGAGCATCCACCGGAGAGAATCATACAGCGAGAGATAATACCTCGTGTCAAATCCAAGCCTCAGAGGTATGAGCCAGAGGAGGAAGAAGAGGCGGAATCAATCGGAGTTGgacctgatgaagaagaagaagatcaGGTAGAGGAACAAGAGAcagaagatgaagaagaagcatctgaggaggaggaagaagatgaggaagatgaagaagaagaggaagaagatgGTGATGACCAGGAGGATGCTGCTGAACCTTCACAGCCTCAGCCTGACAACTTGCCTGAACATCCACCTCCACGTCTTGGTCATCCTTCAATGTCTGGGATTCCTCAACCCATGGCAAGACATCCTCATGATCAACCCCATTCCTTCCCAGGAGATCCTCGCCACATGCCAGTGAACCCTCAACAAATGGCTGGACCCTACGGTCCACGTTtcatgatgtatccaggtcAGCCTGGACCTCAGTTCATGCCCATGGCGCCAGGGCCGGGCCACTTCCAGCCCATTCAGGGCCACCCAAATATGCCTCCGCCAACATATCCAGGTGATGCCAGACCACAGCCAAAGAAGCCTTATGAAGTGAAGCCTAGTGATCCCCCTATCTACTCCTATTTGGTTCAGAGAGGCTACCAGCCAGTTGATGGAAGGGACTCCCCAGTGAGTGTTTCCACCAATGCCAGTGCATGTTCTGACACCCACCTCATTCAGCCAGAAGACTCAGACATGTCTGCCCATAATTTGGCGTCTGGGGTTGAGTTTATGAGGCGATGA
- the LOC137296735 gene encoding uncharacterized protein isoform X2 codes for MDALWSVLLILLVTQVGMVRPQGSGPEATQNFKFFMDSTKDCNGPVYNVFDKQAVIKGQSSSPIQSSLLSCTIRLNTENNFEKTTFRVTVNAMKIDDCDVTLAIYDGEPGQPLIDSYDCNKGKGRTEMFTTGKKVSIVLTRRDERNTRYDIELIIKPLVAGQDPGYENDFGEDYGYYNRLVPNMVIYIIVAVLFFIIIVIIIIVAIVCHRKHKGLNKPAERYNISYINTGSVRGPASTNTRNWVSTSRTSLQRDQNRKHRHHSDDDSVFNEDSMPRKKRYEADQSFDTYQSRGRNNRPDRLRQDKYRNPSYEDEHPPERIIQREIIPRVKSKPQRYEPEEEEEAESIGVGPDEEEEDQVEEQETEDEEEASEEEEEDEEDEEEEEEDGDDQEDAAEPSQPQPDNLPEHPPPRLGHPSMSGIPQPMARHPHDQPHSFPGDPRHMPVNPQQMAGPYGPRFMMYPGQPGPQFMPMAPGPGHFQPIQGHPNMPPPTYPGDARPQPKKPYEVKPSDPPIYSYLVQRGYQPVDGRDSPVSVSTNASACSDTHLIQPEDSDMSAHNLASGVEFMRR; via the exons ATGGATGCCCTGTGGAGTGTGCTGCTCATCCTTCTGGTGACCCAAGTGGGCATGGTCAGGCCTCAAGGCTCTGGTCCAGAAGCTACACAAAACTTTAAGT TTTTCATGGACAGTACTAAAGACTGCAATGGTCCAGTGTACAATGTGTTCGACAAGCAGGCAGTAATAAAAGGTCAGAGTTCATCACCCATACAATCAAGTCTTCTATCATGTACAATAAGGTTGAACACAGAGAACAACTTCGAGAAGACAACATTCCGGGTGACTGTCAACGCCATGAAGATTGATGATTGTGatgtcactttggcaatatatgATGGAGAACCAGGACAGCCATTGATA GATTCCTATGACTGTAACAAAGGAAAAGGTCGCACAGAAATGTTCACTACTGGAAAGAAAGTGTCCATTGTGTTAACCAGACGTGATGAACGAAACACCAGATACGACATTGAGTTGATAATTAAACCACTTGTTG CTGGGCAGGATCCAGGTTATGAGAACGACTTTGGTGAAGATTACGGCTACTACAACCGGCTTGTCCCAAACATGGTCATTTACATCATCGTAGCAGTCTTGTTCTTCATCATTATCGTAATCATCATTATCGTGGCTATTGTGTGTCACAGAAAGCACAAAGGCCTGAACAAGCCAGCTGAGCGCTACAACATCTCGTACATTAACACTGGCTCTGTCCGTGGGCCAGCCAGCACCAACACCAGGAACTGGGTGAGCACATCACGGACGTCACTTCAGCGGGATCAGAACCGTAAACACAGACACCACAGTGATGACGATAGTGTCTTTAATGAAG ATTCAATGCCAAGAAAGAAGAGGTATGAAGCTGATCAGTCTTTCGACACATACCAGTCTCGGGGTAGAAACAACCGACCTGATAGACTTCGACAGGACAAGTACAGAAACCCTTCATATGAAGATGAGCATCCACCGGAGAGAATCATACAGCGAGAGATAATACCTCGTGTCAAATCCAAGCCTCAGAGGTATGAGCCAGAGGAGGAAGAAGAGGCGGAATCAATCGGAGTTGgacctgatgaagaagaagaagatcaGGTAGAGGAACAAGAGAcagaagatgaagaagaagcatctgaggaggaggaagaagatgaggaagatgaagaagaagaggaagaagatgGTGATGACCAGGAGGATGCTGCTGAACCTTCACAGCCTCAGCCTGACAACTTGCCTGAACATCCACCTCCACGTCTTGGTCATCCTTCAATGTCTGGGATTCCTCAACCCATGGCAAGACATCCTCATGATCAACCCCATTCCTTCCCAGGAGATCCTCGCCACATGCCAGTGAACCCTCAACAAATGGCTGGACCCTACGGTCCACGTTtcatgatgtatccaggtcAGCCTGGACCTCAGTTCATGCCCATGGCGCCAGGGCCGGGCCACTTCCAGCCCATTCAGGGCCACCCAAATATGCCTCCGCCAACATATCCAGGTGATGCCAGACCACAGCCAAAGAAGCCTTATGAAGTGAAGCCTAGTGATCCCCCTATCTACTCCTATTTGGTTCAGAGAGGCTACCAGCCAGTTGATGGAAGGGACTCCCCAGTGAGTGTTTCCACCAATGCCAGTGCATGTTCTGACACCCACCTCATTCAGCCAGAAGACTCAGACATGTCTGCCCATAATTTGGCGTCTGGGGTTGAGTTTATGAGGCGATGA